A genome region from Leptospiraceae bacterium includes the following:
- a CDS encoding virulence RhuM family protein: MPKKKKEIIPNNSFTEFLLYTTPNGKVKLEIFLRDENIWLTQEKIALLFGVKRPAITKHLKNIFESGELSENSVSSILEHTADDGKTYKTKFYNLDAIISVGYRVNSAQATHFRIWATERLKEYIIKGFTMDDERLKNPNNIFGKDYFEEQLARIKDIRSSERRFYQKITDIYSQCSADYTKDSEITKQFFATIQNKLHWAITHQTAAEIIHSRADSQKDNMGLTTWQNSPSGQIRKTDVSVAKNYLNEEELKGLNQIVSMYLDYAELQANNRKLMYMKDWIEKLDAFLQFNEKDILMNTGKVSAEIARTFAENEFEKFRVIQDRMLESDFDKEIKKNQDLQD, from the coding sequence ATGCCAAAAAAGAAAAAAGAAATCATCCCCAATAACAGCTTTACCGAGTTTCTGCTTTACACAACGCCAAATGGTAAAGTAAAACTAGAAATATTTTTGCGGGATGAAAATATCTGGCTGACTCAGGAAAAAATTGCCCTTCTGTTTGGGGTAAAGCGTCCGGCTATTACCAAGCACTTGAAGAATATTTTTGAAAGCGGTGAGCTAAGTGAAAATTCAGTTAGTTCCATTTTGGAACATACTGCCGATGACGGGAAGACTTATAAGACGAAGTTTTATAACCTCGATGCAATCATCTCCGTTGGATACCGCGTAAATTCTGCTCAAGCTACCCATTTTAGAATCTGGGCAACCGAACGCTTGAAAGAGTATATCATCAAGGGTTTCACTATGGATGATGAAAGGCTCAAGAATCCTAATAACATTTTTGGGAAAGATTATTTTGAAGAACAACTAGCTCGAATTAAGGACATTCGTTCTAGTGAAAGACGATTTTATCAGAAGATTACAGACATCTATTCACAATGCAGTGCTGATTATACAAAGGACAGTGAGATTACAAAACAATTTTTTGCAACGATTCAGAATAAACTTCATTGGGCAATCACACATCAGACCGCCGCAGAAATTATTCATTCCCGTGCAGATAGCCAGAAGGATAATATGGGTTTGACCACATGGCAAAATTCTCCCTCAGGACAAATCAGAAAAACAGATGTAAGTGTTGCCAAGAATTATCTAAACGAAGAAGAATTAAAAGGACTCAATCAAATTGTTTCCATGTATCTGGATTATGCAGAATTGCAGGCTAATAACCGTAAGCTTATGTATATGAAAGATTGGATAGAAAAACTAGATGCATTTTTACAATTCAATGAAAAAGATATTTTAATGAATACTGGAAAAGTAAGTGCTGAAATAGCTAGAACATTTGCCGAAAACGAATTCGAAAAATTCCGAGTGATACAAGATAGAATGCTCGAGAGCGATTTCGATAAAGAAATAAAG
- a CDS encoding virulence RhuM family protein, whose protein sequence is MEDKIILYQNTEGNVSINVTYNNESFWLTQKAMAELFGVEVPAISKHLGNIYESGELSEEATISILETVQKEGNRDVSRKKEFYNLDAIIAVGYRVNSKQATQFRIWATKTLREFIIKGFVLNDEMLKNGKPFGQDYFDELLERIREIRASERRAYQKLADIFEQCSFDYSPKAEETKLFFAMVQNKLHFAITGKTAAEIISSRADKTKEHMGLTSWKNSPAGKIQKSDIKIAKNYLTETEIGDLNLLVSAYLDLAEFQARRKTLMSMKDWIERTNKFLESNSLSVLENAGSISHEQAIEKAEKEFETFRIEQDKNYISEFDKVVESTKKKKKNE, encoded by the coding sequence ATGGAAGATAAAATAATTTTATACCAAAACACAGAAGGGAATGTTTCTATAAATGTTACCTATAACAATGAAAGTTTCTGGCTTACACAAAAGGCTATGGCAGAGTTGTTCGGAGTAGAAGTACCTGCGATATCAAAGCATTTGGGTAATATTTATGAAAGTGGAGAATTATCCGAGGAAGCAACTATTTCCATTTTGGAAACAGTTCAAAAAGAAGGCAACAGAGACGTAAGTCGGAAAAAGGAATTTTATAATCTCGATGCAATCATTGCTGTAGGGTATCGAGTAAATTCAAAACAGGCTACACAATTTCGAATCTGGGCAACGAAGACATTAAGAGAATTTATAATTAAAGGTTTTGTTCTTAACGATGAAATGTTAAAGAACGGTAAACCTTTTGGGCAAGACTATTTTGATGAATTACTTGAACGCATTAGGGAGATTCGCGCTAGTGAAAGAAGAGCCTATCAAAAACTGGCTGATATTTTCGAGCAATGTAGCTTTGATTATTCTCCCAAAGCAGAGGAAACAAAATTATTTTTCGCCATGGTGCAAAACAAACTTCATTTCGCAATCACCGGAAAAACTGCCGCTGAAATTATTAGTTCTAGAGCAGATAAAACAAAAGAACATATGGGTTTAACATCTTGGAAAAATTCACCTGCTGGGAAAATTCAAAAAAGCGATATTAAGATTGCAAAAAATTATTTAACGGAAACAGAAATTGGAGATTTGAATTTATTGGTTAGTGCCTATCTTGACTTGGCAGAATTTCAAGCTAGAAGAAAAACACTTATGTCAATGAAAGACTGGATAGAGCGCACCAATAAATTTTTAGAATCGAATAGTCTATCAGTGCTTGAAAATGCAGGTAGTATATCTCACGAGCAAGCTATAGAAAAAGCGGAAAAAGAATTTGAAACATTTAGAATAGAACAAGACAAAAATTATATTTCTGAATTTGATAAAGTAGTGGAATCCACAAAAAAGAAGAAAAAAAATGAGTAA